Proteins co-encoded in one Longimicrobium sp. genomic window:
- a CDS encoding MarR family winged helix-turn-helix transcriptional regulator: MGAQQIAGQVSAEDLTAVMDSLRSLVRALRISTRAVEKEIGISGAQLFVLQQLQDAPARSVNELAERTSTHQSSVSTVVSRLVERGMVKREPSADDARRMEISITERGLALLGAAPRTAQIRMMEALRRMPQPRLHELAEALETLVRDAGFAGEGAPMFFEDEGPGDG; encoded by the coding sequence ATGGGAGCCCAACAGATCGCAGGGCAGGTTTCGGCCGAGGACCTCACCGCGGTGATGGACTCGCTCCGGTCGCTGGTGCGGGCGCTGCGGATCTCCACCCGCGCGGTGGAGAAGGAGATCGGGATCAGCGGCGCGCAGCTGTTCGTGCTGCAGCAGCTGCAGGACGCGCCGGCGCGCTCGGTGAACGAGCTGGCCGAGCGCACCAGCACCCACCAGAGCTCGGTCTCCACCGTGGTGTCGCGGCTGGTGGAGCGGGGGATGGTGAAGCGCGAGCCCAGCGCCGACGACGCGCGGCGGATGGAGATCTCCATCACCGAGCGCGGCCTGGCGCTGCTGGGCGCGGCGCCGCGGACGGCGCAGATCCGGATGATGGAGGCGCTCCGGCGCATGCCGCAGCCGCGGCTGCACGAGCTGGCCGAGGCGCTGGAGACGCTGGTGCGCGACGCGGGGTTCGCGGGCGAGGGGGCCCCCATGTTCTTCGAGGACGAGGGTCCCGGGGATGGCTGA
- a CDS encoding chloride channel protein has product MPERVEASATGDGLAVAPSMGPALASVRAPRVHPRVDRRTVAICGVAIAVAIAAGFIAELLTRLIGLITNLAFYGRAEARFVSPAGNHLGAWVILVPIAGALVVGVMARWGSAAIRGHGIPEVMEKVLHGESRIPPRVMFLKPLSAAVAIGTGGPFGAEGPIIATGGALGSIVGQVLRITTDERKTLLAAGAAAGMAATFGSPVSAVLLAVELLLFEYRARSVIPVALAAAAATGVRMALMGSAPVFPMPVVAQPGGAALAAYVVLGAVIGLLAAGITRLVYAVEDAFERIPLHWMWWPAIGAVAVGVIGWMEPRTLGVGYSNIDQILSGGIVGRALIVLVVLKFVSWSVYLGSGTSGGTLAPLFTIGGGAGAAIGAVTAAAVPALGVDPHVAALVGMAAIFAGASHALLASVVFAFETTRQPLGLLPLLAGCSAAYLVSLLVSRNSIMTEKLARRGTEAGTEFVSDYLRHVRVGDVAAREVVTLQAGETLERVRAWLGTHGPGTSHQGFPVVDADGRLAGVVTRRDLLDADAPGERRIGELVRRAPVVAYEDNSLREAADHMVGEGVGRLVVVSREDPGELLGIISRSDLLNAHARRIEASRRARVVLRRPVRRRRGTPSDRRADVPVER; this is encoded by the coding sequence ATGCCGGAGCGGGTGGAAGCAAGCGCCACGGGCGATGGGCTGGCGGTGGCGCCGTCGATGGGCCCCGCGCTGGCGTCGGTGCGCGCGCCGCGGGTGCATCCGCGGGTGGACCGGCGCACGGTGGCGATCTGCGGGGTGGCCATCGCCGTGGCCATCGCGGCGGGGTTCATCGCCGAGCTGCTGACGCGGCTCATCGGGCTCATCACCAACCTGGCCTTCTACGGGCGCGCCGAGGCGCGCTTCGTCTCGCCCGCGGGGAACCACCTGGGTGCGTGGGTGATCCTGGTCCCCATCGCCGGCGCGCTGGTGGTGGGGGTGATGGCGCGCTGGGGCTCGGCCGCCATTCGCGGGCACGGGATCCCGGAGGTGATGGAGAAGGTGCTGCACGGCGAAAGCCGCATCCCCCCGCGGGTGATGTTCCTGAAGCCGCTCTCGGCCGCGGTGGCCATCGGCACCGGCGGCCCGTTCGGCGCCGAGGGGCCCATCATCGCCACCGGCGGGGCGCTGGGCTCCATCGTGGGCCAGGTGCTCCGCATCACCACCGACGAGCGCAAGACGCTGCTGGCCGCCGGGGCCGCGGCGGGGATGGCGGCCACCTTCGGCTCCCCCGTCTCCGCCGTCCTTCTCGCCGTAGAGCTCCTCCTCTTCGAATACCGCGCGCGCTCCGTCATTCCCGTGGCCCTCGCGGCCGCGGCGGCCACGGGGGTGCGGATGGCGCTGATGGGCTCGGCGCCGGTGTTCCCCATGCCGGTCGTCGCGCAGCCGGGCGGGGCGGCGCTGGCGGCCTACGTGGTTTTGGGCGCGGTGATCGGCCTGCTCGCGGCGGGGATCACGCGGCTGGTGTACGCGGTGGAGGACGCGTTCGAGCGCATCCCGCTGCACTGGATGTGGTGGCCGGCCATCGGCGCGGTGGCGGTGGGGGTGATCGGGTGGATGGAGCCGCGCACGCTGGGGGTGGGCTACTCCAACATCGACCAGATCCTGTCCGGGGGGATCGTGGGGCGCGCGCTGATCGTGCTGGTGGTGCTGAAGTTCGTTTCCTGGTCGGTGTACCTGGGAAGCGGGACGAGCGGGGGGACGCTGGCGCCGCTCTTCACCATCGGCGGCGGGGCGGGGGCGGCGATCGGCGCGGTGACGGCGGCGGCGGTCCCCGCGCTGGGGGTGGACCCGCACGTTGCCGCGCTGGTGGGGATGGCGGCCATCTTCGCCGGGGCCAGCCACGCGCTGCTGGCGTCGGTGGTCTTCGCCTTCGAGACCACGCGCCAGCCGCTGGGGCTCCTGCCGCTCCTGGCCGGATGCAGCGCTGCGTACCTCGTCTCGCTGCTGGTGAGCCGCAACTCCATCATGACCGAGAAGCTGGCGCGGCGCGGCACCGAGGCGGGCACCGAGTTCGTGAGCGACTACCTGCGCCACGTGCGCGTGGGCGACGTGGCCGCGCGCGAGGTGGTGACGCTGCAAGCGGGGGAGACGCTGGAGCGGGTGCGCGCCTGGCTGGGCACGCACGGGCCGGGGACGTCGCACCAGGGCTTTCCCGTGGTCGATGCGGACGGTCGCCTGGCGGGCGTGGTGACGCGCCGCGACCTGCTGGATGCGGACGCGCCGGGCGAGCGGCGCATCGGCGAGCTGGTGCGGCGCGCGCCGGTGGTGGCGTACGAGGACAACTCGCTGCGCGAGGCGGCGGACCACATGGTGGGCGAGGGGGTCGGCCGGCTGGTGGTGGTCTCGCGCGAAGACCCGGGCGAGCTGCTGGGGATCATCTCCCGCAGCGACCTGCTGAACGCGCACGCCCGCCGCATCGAGGCGTCGCGCCGCGCCCGCGTGGTGCTGCGCCGCCCCGTCCGCCGCCGCCGCGGCACGCCGTCCGACCGTCGCGCGGACGTGCCGGTGGAGCGGTAG
- a CDS encoding MFS transporter produces the protein MSTTAVRAPCDEGVIRAGDAPARGVSAAAGPRAGTWVLVAAMLGSSMAFIDGTVVNVALPVLQRALRADVAGVQWVVEAYALLLSALLLVGGSLGDRYGRKRVFAIGVGVFGLASVACGLAPSLAWLVAARAVQGVGGALLVPGSLALISASFTPEQRGRAIGTWSGGTAIAAGLGPVLGGWLVQSASWRWIFFVNVPMAAAVLAILLRVPESRDDEAAHAPLDVAGAVLTTLGLGGVTLGLVESAHRGWTSPLVLGGIAGGAAALAGFVAVEHRSRAPMVPPGLFRSRTFTGANLLTLLLYAALGGAMFFIPFDLIDVQGYGPAAAGAAFLPFIVLMSVLSRWSGGLVDRFGARLPLTVGPMVAAAGFALFALPGIGGSYWTTFFPAVVVLGAGMSIAVAPLTTAVMGAVESRHAGVASGINNAVSRAAGLLSIAAFGLVAIGAFGGALPDRLAANRVPADVGRAVEAQHVRLAAAAAPPGAPPAVRAAADRAVDEAFVHAFRVVMLVAAAMAAASGIIGWMMIDPTPALRATASSPTS, from the coding sequence ATGAGCACCACCGCCGTCCGCGCGCCGTGCGACGAGGGCGTGATCCGCGCCGGGGATGCGCCCGCGCGCGGCGTCTCCGCCGCGGCCGGGCCGCGCGCGGGCACATGGGTGCTGGTGGCGGCGATGCTGGGCTCCAGCATGGCGTTCATCGACGGCACGGTGGTGAACGTGGCGCTGCCGGTGCTGCAGCGCGCACTGCGGGCCGACGTGGCGGGGGTGCAGTGGGTGGTGGAGGCCTACGCGCTCCTCCTCTCGGCGCTCCTCCTGGTCGGCGGGTCGCTGGGGGACCGCTACGGGCGCAAGCGCGTGTTCGCCATCGGCGTGGGCGTGTTCGGCCTCGCCTCCGTGGCGTGCGGGCTGGCGCCGTCGCTGGCGTGGCTGGTGGCCGCGCGCGCGGTGCAGGGCGTGGGCGGGGCGCTGCTGGTGCCGGGAAGCCTGGCGCTGATCAGCGCCTCCTTCACGCCCGAGCAGCGTGGCCGCGCCATCGGCACCTGGTCGGGGGGGACGGCCATCGCGGCGGGGCTGGGGCCGGTGCTGGGCGGATGGCTGGTGCAGAGCGCGTCGTGGCGATGGATCTTCTTCGTGAACGTTCCCATGGCCGCGGCGGTGCTGGCGATCCTGCTGCGCGTCCCCGAGAGCCGCGACGACGAGGCGGCGCACGCCCCGCTCGACGTGGCCGGCGCCGTGCTGACGACGCTCGGCCTGGGCGGGGTGACGCTGGGGCTGGTAGAGTCCGCGCACCGCGGCTGGACCTCGCCGCTGGTGCTGGGCGGGATCGCGGGCGGGGCGGCGGCGCTCGCCGGCTTCGTCGCTGTCGAGCACCGCTCCCGCGCACCGATGGTGCCGCCCGGGCTCTTCCGCTCGCGCACCTTCACCGGCGCCAACCTGCTGACGCTGCTGCTGTACGCGGCGCTCGGCGGGGCGATGTTCTTCATCCCCTTCGACCTGATCGACGTGCAGGGCTACGGCCCCGCCGCCGCGGGCGCCGCCTTCCTCCCCTTCATCGTGCTGATGTCGGTGCTGTCGCGCTGGTCTGGCGGGCTGGTGGACCGCTTCGGCGCGCGGCTCCCGCTGACCGTGGGGCCGATGGTGGCCGCGGCGGGGTTCGCGCTCTTCGCGCTGCCGGGGATCGGCGGGAGCTACTGGACCACCTTCTTCCCCGCCGTGGTGGTGCTGGGCGCGGGAATGTCCATTGCGGTGGCGCCGCTGACGACGGCGGTGATGGGCGCGGTGGAGTCGCGCCACGCCGGGGTCGCCTCGGGGATCAACAACGCCGTCTCGCGCGCCGCCGGGCTCCTCTCCATCGCCGCGTTCGGGCTGGTGGCCATCGGTGCGTTCGGCGGCGCGCTCCCTGATCGCCTCGCCGCCAACCGCGTCCCCGCCGATGTGGGCCGCGCGGTCGAGGCGCAGCACGTCCGCCTGGCCGCCGCCGCGGCGCCGCCCGGCGCCCCGCCCGCCGTCCGCGCCGCCGCTGACCGCGCGGTGGACGAGGCCTTCGTGCACGCCTTCCGCGTGGTGATGCTGGTGGCCGCCGCGATGGCCGCCGCCAGCGGGATCATCGGGTGGATGATGATCGACCCCACCCCCGCCCTCCGCGCCACCGCATCATCCCCCACAAGTTGA